The Pedobacter ginsengisoli region GCAATGTTTGATAGAGCAAAGTAAAGGCAATACACCAAAAGCTATTGAGAACATGAAAAATTCGCTGGCCTATAGTTATTCTTTAGATAAAGTGAACCAGTTGCGCAAGCTGGGTTATTCTGTAAAAGGCAAAGATATGCGTAAACCATTTCGTCCTGATCCCAATCCGCTTGGGCTGCAAAATTTTGTTCGCCCTGATGTACCCAATTCTTATGAACAGGAATTAAAACTTGGTGCCGACTGGGATGCGTTTCAAAAACAGGTGAATGAGAAATTGATGTCGTTGGCAAAGGAACTACTGCCCTATCAGCAAGCTGCCGCTCAAAAGGGACAGCAGTTGTATAACCAATACCAAAATGCTAAGGGCGATGTAAGTAAAATGACCACCACTGCAACACAAAATGAAAATATTTACCGGAAAACTGCCGAAAAAAACCTTCAGGAAATGAACAAGGATGGTGGCGCTGGCTATCGTTTAAAAGCTCTGAAAAAACAAATAGACGACCTGGTAAAAGATTTCATGGCTAAGGATGAAGTGCAACGTAAAAGCCTGGAAAAACAAAATAGTATCAAGGCCGAACAGGAGACAGAACTGGCCAAAAAAGGAGAAAACATTGGCTATGATAACTGTGTAGTGCAACAAAAATATAGTGAATGGGTATACACCAATTATAATAAACCATTAGAAGAAGCTTACAAAAATTATTTACACCAGTGGTACTTAAAAATTACCGAAGAATTGTATTGGAAACAATTTACACAGGAAGCATCGGTATTTGAAGCGACGAAGATTGCGGCAAAAAAAGAATGGCTGGCAGCCCTGGGCAATACAAGATATATGGCCACTAATAAATATGGCAAATGCACCACCCCTGAGAACAAAAACTCGACTTACAAATTGGCCGATTTTGATGATATGCATTGCGCATATGTATCGGTACTTGATTTCGGTGTGTATAAACAGATTGATGAATGCGGTAAAATGCGTATTGAATTTGATGCGGGCAGGCTAAGTGGTAATCTTAATTTCAAAGCAGACAATAACGGCAAAGATAAATTTGTAAAAGCCACTGTAGAAGCCACCATAATAGACAAAGAAATTTCTGTTGGCAAAGGCCCACTGCAAGTAGGCGCATCTGTAAAAGCAGGAATGGGTATGGAGATTAGCAGCAATGGTATTGAAGATGTGTATGCCACTGGCGAAGCATCAGCAAATGCCGGCAGTACAAATGTTGGTGTTAATAGTCGTATGAGTTTGATTTCAGGAAATATGAGTGGTGGCATCAGTGGATTTGGCAAATAAAAATTCAATTAAAATGAAAAATATAAAACATCAACTAAAGGGACCAATTGCATTGCTTTGTTTTATTTCGCTAATACAAACCACTATGGCACAAGACTGTAAAACCTCTGCAAACTTAGATGCCACACCCGGAAAATACCTTACCGCAGCCCAATACCCCTGGCCTGCTGCAAGAGCAGAATATTTTAATAAAATGACTACTACCGCTGATAAAGCAATGGCTAAGAAAATATTGGGTGATCTGGAAAGAATAGAGGAGCAAACCCATACGGGCTTCAACTTCACCGGCGGCAATTGGGAAAATTATTATTCTACCGAAGGCAATCAATATTTGGGTAGTGCAAAATTAGGCCAGTATACTTTCCAGGCGGCACTGTACGAATATTTCTGTGCTAAAGGAAAATTAACCCGTAATAGCGAATACAGTACCGTTTTACGGATGTATGTAAACCAATTGCGACTAACAACTTTAGACAAATTTTTATCAAGTCCTTATGGTAGCAGCTTTGGCAGTTATGATTTTGGTCTGCAATTTCAGGATTGGAAAAACCATAAACCTGCTGATGTAAACGCACAATTGATCAGTCTGTTTACTTATATGACCTGCAATAATGAGCAGCTTATTGGAGCTATCAACAACGACAACAATTATTTCCAGGATGTTGCTGATAAAGACATCAAACCGAATAACCGTAGTAATCCAGTGTATCGGTATTGGTTTGTAAAGAAAAATAACCTGCCTGTATTGGTGCCCGTAAGCCGCAAAGAATATCTACAAAGCTTGTTGGAATATTATGAAAGGGAGAAAATTCACTTTACTAAACTGGTCGCAAAATTGAATGAAGACCATGATAAAAGTGTTAAAAATTACAGTACCTGGGAAACGGATGTTGCAGATAAAGTAGCTACAGTAAAAAAAGCATTAAGCGAGCACAATGAAGAATGGTTATTGGCCCAGGCAATTGTAAATCCAGGTACCGACAACAGCCAAACCTATAATGCAAAACTACGGGAACAAACCAATTACAACCGATTCTGGAAATTTTACGACAAAGAAAAGAACTTTGGAGGGCTGTACAGATACAATCCAGAGTATTTTAAAACTTCCGCAAAAGGGGCCGCAAGTCCACAACTGATAACAGTTCTATTTCGATATGTTACCATACCCTCATCGCTACGCATGCTAAACAACTTCAGCAAAAATTTTGATGTTAAAGCATTGCAAAAAATGTTAGAATAAATAGATCAAATTTTCACTCATAAATTCAAAAAAATGAAAAGAATCATTTCAATCCTAGGTTCATTACTGTTCATAACAGCAGTTAAAGCACAAACTACCGTAGTTAAAAAAGAAACGGTTAATCCAGGCAGCAGTCAAACTACCGGCGCAGCAGCCTCATCAAAAGACCCCAAAGCAGCTGCTGTGGATCTTAAAAAAGAGGAAGCAGAAAGACTTGCAGCACAAAGAGCAGCTAAAGATGCAAAGCTTGCCCAGCATGTTGATCCTAAAAAGGAAGAAGCAGACAGACTTGCGGCTCAAAGAGCGGCTAAAGATGCAAAAGTTGCTCAGCATATTGATCCTAAAAAGGAGGAAGCAGACAGACTTGCAGCTCAAAGAGCAGCTAAAGACGCAAAAGTTGCTCAGCATATTGATCCTAAAAAGGAGGAAGCAGACAGACTTGCAGCTCAAAGAGCAGCTAAAGACGCAAAAGTTGCTCAGCATATTGATCCTAAAAAGGAAGAAGCAGACAGACTTGCAGCTCAAAGAGCAGCTAAAGACGCAAAAGTTGCTCAGCATATTGATCCTAAAAAAGATGCAGAACAAAAAGCTGCAGCAGAAAGAGAAGCTAAAAATGCCAATACACAACGCAAAGAAAACTAATGTTATTCAATAAAAACATTTATCAGCCACAGCATATTGAGGTAAAGGAAAGCCCACTTCATGGGCGTGGTGTATTTGCTAAAAACAAAATAATGAAAGGGAGCATTATAGAAAAGGCACCCGTGGTTTTCTTAACAAATGATGAAAAGGAAACCTTAAGGTTTACCAAACTATTTCATTATTACTTTTTATTAAGTGAACCCGAAAAACAGGCAGCCTTCAGTTTTGGCTATGCTTCGTTTTATAATCATTCGCCAGAAGCAAATGCCATCTTCACATTTTCACAAAAGAGAAGCACCATTAATATCTATGCTTATAAAACAATTGAGCCGGGCCATGAGATAACCATTAATTATAACGGCGAACCTGGAGATAATAGTGAAGTTTATTTTCCAAATTCAGATCAATAATGAAAACTCCACCAACAAAACAGTTGTACCTAAAGAGTATAAAAGGTAAAGGCAGAGGCGTATTTTCTACTTCAAACATTCCAAAAGGAGAAGTTATAGAAGTTTGTCCGGTTATTATTATCCCAACTAAAGAATTCTCTGAGCTGAGCCTCACCGTTCTTATGGATTATAGTTTCTATTTTAATAAAGGAGAAAATATGCTATCTCTTACTATGGGCTTTGGATCTATGTATAATCACAAGCAATATCCTAATGCAGTGTATTTACTTGACAGGGAACAAAAGCAGATGACATTTACTGCTCACGAGGATATAAAAGCACATACAGAAATATGCATTAATTATGGAGGCGATTACGCTATTGATTATGATAAATGGTTTACGGACAGAAACATAACTCCAATTTAGCAAAAAAATCATCCTTTTTAATGATTGACCGGCACCTATACCCAGACTACTTTTACCATAAAAAAAGTAAACCATGAAAAAAGTATTATTTTTCCTTTTCCTCACCCTTGGTGCAGGAGGGATGGCACAAGCACAGTTTTTGAGTAAACTCAAAGCAAAAGCAAAAGCTGCTGTAGGAAATTCAGTTGACAGATCGACTGATAAAGTTGTAGATAAGGCTGTAAGCAAAACCGCAGACAATGTTACAGACAAAACACTTAATAAAGCCGGAGAAAAGCTGAATAATCTATTTAGAAAGAAAAACAAGAAACGTCCTGATACCATACCAGCCTTAGCTCCTGATTCAACCTTAGTTCCTGATTCAAGCAAAACTGAAGTAAAACCCGAGAAACAACCATGAAAAATATTACTGATAGCAGGAGAAAAAGCCCATTTACAAGCTTCCAGGCTCAGCCTGTTCAGTCTTAACTTCACCCGAAGGCCTTTTCATTTCACCACGCCCTTTAGGTATACCAAACACCGGATTGCCATCTTTCCCGAAAGTAAACCGTTGTAGGTATACCTCTCTATTGTCCCATCCCCCATCCAATGCCGCTTTAGAATGATAATAAATCCAGTATTCACTATCATCAGGCGAAGTTGTCATACTTGCATGACCCAATCCATGCACTGTAGAAGTACCCTGAAACACAGGTTTAGAAGATTTTATCCACGAAGAAGGATTTAATGGATCTTTACCTGTTGTTAAACGAAGTTGCCCTAATTTATAATGCTCCGTCCAGGAGCCCCGGGTAGAGTAAATAACAAATACATCATTATTGTGTTTCAAAATTTGAGGCCCTTCCTGCAATACAATATTATCGCCTTTTTCCCAGTCAAGCTCCGGCTTCGATAACAATACACGTTTCCCTAGTGTCCAGGGATTTTTCATTTCAGCGATATAAAGATACTGGTCTACATCATGATGGTCATGAAGTGTTTCCCAGCCAGACCAAACGGCATATTTTTTACCATTTAACTCAAGAACAGTCATATCGATAGACCAGCAATTGTCTTTTTTCTGATCAGGGTCATCACCAGTATAGAGCCTTCCTTTATCCTCATAAGGGCCAAATGGACTATCACTTTCAAGCACTCCGGCCCGTTGCGCATAATAAGGCGCCCCTTTATGAACAGAGCCTGCATAGTAAATGTACCATTTACCATCAATATGATGAATTTCTGGCGCCCATAGGTTATAACTATTCCACTTTCCTTCAGTAGGAGTCCATACCACTTCCTTTTTTTCAAACTTGGTCAGGTATCTAGATTCAGTAACGGCAAATCCCCCTTTTTCATTAAATATTGTATAATATTTACCATTATGCTTTGTAACGAATGGATCTGCTCCCTTACGCAGTGGGTTCATAAACGTTTCTGAGACTTTACCTTTATTGGTCTGTTGAGCATTTAAGCTCAATGAAAATGTAGCTAGCAGGAAAATGATGGAAAAGATTTTGGTCATGGCGAAATACTTTGGCTAAATATACAAATTGTACGCTTAGGGACAATCCCTGTTCGTTTACGAACAGAAAAGAAAAATACAAACACACAAAACACTGACAAACAAAGTATTAATATTAATTTATAAATTGGCACAGGCTTCGCTGCTTAAAGAAAAATGGTCGGACATGTTTTATATCAATCTTAAAATTGCCCTAAGAAATCTCTGGAAACACAGAGCTTATACTATTATAAATACAATTGGCCTGTCCATAGGGATGACCTGTGCGCTCGTTATATTTCTTTTTATACGTCAATATTTAAGTGCAGATAATTTTCACCCAAATGCCGACAGGATTTTCAGAGTAGTCTCTCTGGGTAACGGTACAGATGGAAAAGTACCTATGATGGGAGTCCCGGTTCCCATGGCCAATGCACTACGCACAGACTTCCCTCAGTTAGAGAAAGTTGCAAATCTTGTACAGGGTTATCATCTGGTTGAGATTCCCGGAAAAGATGGATCTGCAAAACAATTTCATAAAGAATACGGAACTGCATTTTATACCGACCCTGCCCTTTTCGACATTTTTAATTTTCCCTGGATTGTTGGCGAGCCTGTTTCGTTAGGTGCCCCCAATCATGTTGCACTTACGCAAAGTACAGCCACGCAATATTTTGGAAGCTGGCAAAACGCTATGGGCAAAAAACTTAAGTTTAGCGGTGATGAAACTTTTTATGAGGTAACCGGAATTATAAAAGACCTTCCAAAAAACACTGATTTCCCAATTCATCTTGTAATCTCTTATCAGAACTTTGGAAATGCCTTAAGCACTCGTTGGAATTCGGTAAATATGGGCCATAATTGTTATGTAATGGTAAAACCCAATACGGATATTAACCAACTTCAAATACAGCTTAACGGATATACTAAAAAATATTACGACCCAAAAGATCCGCTTGCCAACACGCATTTATTTCAA contains the following coding sequences:
- a CDS encoding tetratricopeptide repeat protein, with protein sequence MKRLTTLMIATLITTAAFAQSKNPTNKKEINDKVKQAQQQLDKLTPEQKKMIEQLGISSKVPSIPAGTTAAGINAAIGGDAFGVPSKNTALIGAIPQITLTAAMVPTYVKSLVDYVQKGVADDTKVFGQQMYAVFKTNKYDAMAIGNAAVGYWSSGQLELAVYLIGRACADNGSDADMLSNFAAMLSMGGAPHRAIPLLEYLNKQYPDNSTILNNLGQAWFYLGETDKANAQLNKVVKAFAYHPQASYTQCLIEQSKGNTPKAIENMKNSLAYSYSLDKVNQLRKLGYSVKGKDMRKPFRPDPNPLGLQNFVRPDVPNSYEQELKLGADWDAFQKQVNEKLMSLAKELLPYQQAAAQKGQQLYNQYQNAKGDVSKMTTTATQNENIYRKTAEKNLQEMNKDGGAGYRLKALKKQIDDLVKDFMAKDEVQRKSLEKQNSIKAEQETELAKKGENIGYDNCVVQQKYSEWVYTNYNKPLEEAYKNYLHQWYLKITEELYWKQFTQEASVFEATKIAAKKEWLAALGNTRYMATNKYGKCTTPENKNSTYKLADFDDMHCAYVSVLDFGVYKQIDECGKMRIEFDAGRLSGNLNFKADNNGKDKFVKATVEATIIDKEISVGKGPLQVGASVKAGMGMEISSNGIEDVYATGEASANAGSTNVGVNSRMSLISGNMSGGISGFGK
- a CDS encoding family 43 glycosylhydrolase; its protein translation is MTKIFSIIFLLATFSLSLNAQQTNKGKVSETFMNPLRKGADPFVTKHNGKYYTIFNEKGGFAVTESRYLTKFEKKEVVWTPTEGKWNSYNLWAPEIHHIDGKWYIYYAGSVHKGAPYYAQRAGVLESDSPFGPYEDKGRLYTGDDPDQKKDNCWSIDMTVLELNGKKYAVWSGWETLHDHHDVDQYLYIAEMKNPWTLGKRVLLSKPELDWEKGDNIVLQEGPQILKHNNDVFVIYSTRGSWTEHYKLGQLRLTTGKDPLNPSSWIKSSKPVFQGTSTVHGLGHASMTTSPDDSEYWIYYHSKAALDGGWDNREVYLQRFTFGKDGNPVFGIPKGRGEMKRPSGEVKTEQAEPGSL
- a CDS encoding SET domain-containing protein-lysine N-methyltransferase, with the translated sequence MLFNKNIYQPQHIEVKESPLHGRGVFAKNKIMKGSIIEKAPVVFLTNDEKETLRFTKLFHYYFLLSEPEKQAAFSFGYASFYNHSPEANAIFTFSQKRSTINIYAYKTIEPGHEITINYNGEPGDNSEVYFPNSDQ
- a CDS encoding SET domain-containing protein — translated: MKTPPTKQLYLKSIKGKGRGVFSTSNIPKGEVIEVCPVIIIPTKEFSELSLTVLMDYSFYFNKGENMLSLTMGFGSMYNHKQYPNAVYLLDREQKQMTFTAHEDIKAHTEICINYGGDYAIDYDKWFTDRNITPI